The following proteins come from a genomic window of Melioribacteraceae bacterium 4301-Me:
- the cimA gene encoding citramalate synthase — translation MKIEIFDTTLRDGTQGEGVNLSVQDKLLIAKRLDEFGIDIIEGGWPGSNPKDEEFFQRAKSLQLSHAKLCAFGSTARSLNNVEGDSNLNALLKAETPVVAIFGKTWRLHSQKSLGLTDEENEELIYQSVKYLTSKGKRVIFDAEHFFDGYKDDPSFSYKMLNAAVKGGADTLVLCDTNGGSLPDFVFKAVTDIKNRFNVDIGIHAHNDSELAVANSLAAVSAGAVHVQGTINGVGERCGNANLSSIIPNLILKLNYTTNQHKNLSHLCSVSNYVYELMNLAPNSRAAYTGKSAFAHKGGVHVSAVMKDSRMYEHIDPSLVGNKQRVLISDLSGQSNIKYKANEIGIDISSNKELSKRIVEYIKSLEYDGYQFDGAEASFELILRTEMNEFRPFFNVIDSKVNVFYDDKGHSDAEAVLKIEVNGEIEHTASDGDGPVNALDNALRKALMRFYPEISLIKLIDYKVRVLDEKDGTGAKVRVIIQSGDGEETWSTVGVSRNIIEASFRALIDSINYKLFKLQKAGRKEISQV, via the coding sequence ATGAAAATAGAAATATTTGATACAACTTTAAGAGATGGTACACAAGGCGAAGGTGTGAACCTATCGGTACAAGATAAACTCTTAATTGCAAAACGTCTTGATGAGTTTGGTATTGACATAATTGAGGGTGGTTGGCCGGGTAGTAATCCTAAAGATGAAGAATTTTTTCAACGTGCTAAATCTTTACAACTGAGCCATGCGAAATTATGTGCATTCGGTTCAACAGCTCGTTCGTTAAATAACGTTGAAGGTGATTCGAACTTAAATGCATTATTAAAAGCCGAAACACCAGTAGTTGCTATTTTTGGCAAAACATGGAGACTTCATTCACAAAAATCTTTGGGTTTAACTGACGAGGAAAATGAAGAATTAATATACCAGTCTGTAAAATACTTAACATCTAAGGGTAAAAGAGTTATTTTTGACGCCGAACATTTTTTTGACGGATATAAAGATGACCCTTCTTTTTCATACAAAATGTTAAATGCTGCAGTTAAAGGTGGTGCCGATACACTTGTACTTTGCGATACAAATGGTGGCTCTCTGCCGGATTTTGTATTTAAGGCTGTCACTGATATAAAGAACAGATTTAATGTTGATATTGGAATTCATGCTCATAATGATTCGGAGTTAGCAGTTGCAAATTCGCTAGCTGCGGTTTCAGCTGGCGCTGTTCATGTGCAAGGTACAATCAACGGAGTTGGTGAACGATGTGGTAATGCAAATTTAAGTAGCATTATCCCAAATTTGATTCTTAAATTAAATTACACTACTAATCAACATAAAAATTTAAGTCACCTTTGCTCCGTATCTAACTATGTTTATGAGCTAATGAACTTAGCACCAAATTCACGGGCAGCTTATACAGGTAAATCTGCTTTCGCACATAAAGGCGGCGTGCATGTTAGTGCAGTGATGAAAGATAGTAGAATGTATGAACATATTGACCCGTCATTAGTGGGTAATAAACAACGCGTCTTAATTTCTGATTTATCAGGGCAAAGCAATATAAAATATAAGGCTAACGAAATAGGAATTGATATTTCAAGTAATAAAGAACTAAGCAAGCGTATTGTTGAGTATATCAAGTCACTTGAATACGATGGTTATCAGTTTGATGGCGCAGAAGCTTCTTTTGAATTAATACTTCGTACAGAGATGAACGAGTTTAGACCATTTTTTAATGTTATTGATTCAAAGGTAAATGTCTTTTATGACGATAAGGGTCATTCAGACGCTGAAGCTGTACTTAAAATTGAAGTCAATGGTGAAATTGAACATACAGCCTCCGACGGCGATGGACCTGTAAACGCTCTCGATAATGCTCTAAGAAAAGCGCTAATGAGATTTTATCCTGAAATTTCATTAATAAAATTAATTGATTATAAGGTGAGAGTGCTTGATGAAAAAGATGGAACTGGTGCTAAAGTGAGAGTTATAATTCAATCCGGAGATGGTGAGGAAACTTGGAGTACAGTCGGTGTTTCAAGAAATATTATTGAAGCAAGTTTTAGAGCATTAATTGACAGTATTAACTATAAGCTTTTTAAACTTCAGAAGGCGGGAAGAAAAGAAATTTCACAAGTATGA
- the blaOXA gene encoding class D beta-lactamase — translation MKKIVAASFVFALCFNCIYPQKITVENLADFFPGKDAAFVLYNLNADKYIKYNPERCSQQFLPASTFKIFNSLVGLETGVIKNEDYTIKWDGTQYDIKSWNGNQSMKTAFKNSVVWYYQEVARRIGRSKMQRYLNEVGYGNMVIGSDIDKFWLDGSLQISADEQIEFLKRLYDNALPFSERTMQIVKNVMIIEQNKDYVLRGKTGLGKLNPKKYIAWFVGWIEKGKDVYFFAMNMNGEDADKLIKERLEITENLLRYFQIIK, via the coding sequence ATGAAAAAAATTGTAGCAGCTTCTTTTGTTTTTGCTCTCTGCTTCAACTGCATTTATCCACAGAAAATTACTGTTGAAAATCTTGCCGATTTTTTCCCGGGAAAAGATGCAGCTTTTGTTCTATATAACCTTAACGCCGATAAATATATTAAGTACAATCCCGAAAGATGCTCGCAGCAATTTCTTCCAGCATCTACTTTTAAGATATTTAATTCATTAGTTGGACTAGAGACAGGTGTAATCAAAAACGAAGACTACACCATAAAATGGGATGGAACTCAATATGATATAAAATCATGGAATGGCAATCAATCGATGAAAACTGCATTTAAAAATTCTGTTGTTTGGTATTATCAAGAGGTAGCTCGACGAATAGGCAGATCTAAAATGCAAAGGTATTTAAATGAAGTAGGTTATGGAAACATGGTTATTGGGAGCGACATCGATAAATTTTGGCTCGATGGCAGTTTACAAATTTCGGCAGATGAACAAATTGAATTTTTGAAACGGTTGTATGACAATGCTCTCCCATTTTCTGAACGTACAATGCAAATTGTAAAGAATGTTATGATTATTGAACAAAATAAAGATTATGTGCTAAGAGGGAAAACTGGTTTGGGGAAGTTGAATCCTAAAAAATATATAGCATGGTTTGTAGGCTGGATAGAAAAAGGAAAAGATGTATACTTTTTTGCTATGAATATGAATGGAGAAGATGCAGATAAACTTATAAAAGAAAGATTGGAGATAACCGAAAACCTTCTTAGATATTTCCAAATAATAAAATAG